A part of Spirochaetae bacterium HGW-Spirochaetae-1 genomic DNA contains:
- the fliF gene encoding flagellar M-ring protein FliF — MPDLISVYGRFKHNTFLERGGHMGELLTKLIAQVREIFSKLDTTKKIVIGAVTGVVLIAFIILFSVTSVEPNMVLFSELSSKDFGEVTKKMEEMGLAYTTTGTTTIMVKPSDRDVVLTKLAQENAIPKGIPGWQLFDMTKWTETERELDVKYMRALRDEIKKHIESLKNIDKANVDIAISEDSLYTDKQTPYTAAVTVYLAPGYENLSKKEIKGIIYLVSRAVGNRLTPENVTVTDEYGKIISDFDDDFDKAKTEYTILEYRRKIEEKARVKLLKDIRQGLERIYSDDRIQIVRLNMDFNWDKISEEQEEYTPIEMEKDNPATPYSERKVKDSLVISEKSTEENFQGHGWNPEGPAGTEGNKPPGYKASDDQYSKYNKNENIKNHAINKTMRKVDRDPFDITKISVAIAIDGIQDLPRQPDGSYDLDPNKKPVQSSLTDDELKKAENIVKKSINFSEARGDQVAVENIMFDRTSHWNEIREEYRRREQMKRLLLAALIGVVALFVGFILFRTIQKEMERRRRLREEQLALEQQRMREAALRAAEEEGIDVELSLEEKARLELQTNAVSLAKERPDDVAQLLRTWLAEE; from the coding sequence ATGCCTGACTTGATATCAGTTTACGGCAGGTTCAAACATAATACATTTCTTGAAAGGGGAGGCCATATGGGTGAGTTGTTAACCAAGCTGATTGCCCAGGTTCGCGAAATATTCAGTAAGCTGGATACTACAAAAAAAATTGTCATTGGCGCCGTAACCGGTGTTGTGCTCATCGCCTTTATCATCCTGTTTTCCGTTACCAGCGTTGAACCTAACATGGTTCTCTTCTCGGAGCTCTCTTCCAAGGATTTTGGAGAAGTTACCAAGAAGATGGAGGAAATGGGGCTTGCCTATACCACGACAGGCACAACCACCATCATGGTCAAACCATCGGATAGGGACGTCGTTCTCACCAAGCTCGCCCAGGAAAACGCTATTCCCAAGGGGATTCCGGGGTGGCAGCTCTTCGATATGACAAAATGGACTGAAACGGAACGGGAGCTCGATGTCAAATACATGCGGGCCCTTCGCGACGAGATCAAGAAGCACATAGAATCCCTCAAAAATATCGACAAGGCTAATGTGGATATAGCCATCTCCGAAGACAGCCTGTATACGGACAAGCAGACTCCTTACACGGCCGCCGTTACCGTGTACCTGGCGCCGGGTTATGAAAACCTTTCAAAAAAGGAAATCAAGGGTATCATCTACCTGGTTTCCCGGGCCGTGGGAAACCGCCTGACGCCGGAAAACGTAACCGTCACCGATGAATATGGTAAAATCATATCGGACTTTGATGATGACTTCGATAAGGCGAAAACAGAATACACCATTCTGGAATACCGAAGAAAAATCGAGGAAAAGGCCCGCGTCAAGCTTCTGAAGGACATTCGTCAGGGCCTGGAGCGTATCTACTCCGATGACCGCATACAGATCGTCCGTCTCAATATGGATTTCAACTGGGACAAGATCTCCGAAGAACAGGAGGAGTACACTCCCATAGAAATGGAAAAGGACAATCCGGCCACGCCCTATTCTGAAAGGAAAGTAAAGGACTCCCTGGTCATATCCGAGAAGAGCACTGAGGAGAATTTTCAGGGGCATGGATGGAATCCTGAAGGGCCGGCAGGCACCGAGGGCAACAAGCCTCCCGGATACAAGGCCAGCGATGATCAATACTCCAAATACAATAAAAACGAAAACATCAAGAATCATGCCATAAATAAGACCATGCGCAAGGTTGACCGTGATCCCTTCGATATAACCAAGATATCCGTGGCCATCGCCATTGACGGCATTCAGGACCTGCCGCGTCAGCCCGATGGCTCCTACGATCTTGATCCCAACAAAAAACCTGTGCAGAGCTCCCTCACCGACGATGAGCTGAAAAAGGCCGAAAACATCGTCAAGAAGTCCATCAATTTCAGCGAAGCACGGGGCGACCAGGTGGCTGTGGAAAACATTATGTTCGACCGCACGTCGCACTGGAATGAAATACGTGAAGAATACCGCCGCAGGGAGCAGATGAAAAGGCTCCTCCTGGCCGCTCTTATCGGCGTAGTGGCCCTTTTCGTCGGCTTCATACTCTTCAGGACCATACAAAAGGAAATGGAGAGAAGGAGACGCCTCAGGGAAGAACAGCTGGCGCTGGAACAGCAGCGTATGCGTGAAGCGGCGCTTCGGGCAGCTGAAGAAGAGGGAATTGATGTTGAGCTCTCGCTGGAGGAAAAGGCGCGCCTGGAACTCCAGACAAATGCCGTCAGCCTGGCCAAGGAGCGGCCCGACGATGTGGCGCAGCTGCTGCGTACCTGGCTGGCCGAGGAATAA
- a CDS encoding flagellar motor switch protein FliG yields the protein MMAKKSDLTGRQKAAIFLVSLGSDVSSEIFKHLREDEIEQLTFEIARLDKIEPADRDRVLQEFQEMMMAQEFIANGGIDYAREVLERALGTQKAIDIVNRLTSSLQVRPFDFIRRTDPSHLLNFIQGEHPQTIALILAYLDPQKAAQILSGLGHQVQADVARRIAQMDRTSPDVLREVERVLERKLSTLASEDFTSAGGIDAIVEVLNNVDRGTEKIIIEALEEEDPELAEEIKKRMFVFEDIVLLDDRSIQKVLREVDTQDLAKALKGVDAEVQEKIFRNMSKRAASLLREDMDFMGPIRLRDVEESQQKIVNIIRKLEDAGDIIVARAGEEELVV from the coding sequence ATAATGGCAAAAAAATCGGACCTAACAGGCAGGCAGAAAGCCGCTATATTCCTTGTCTCGCTGGGATCGGACGTATCCTCGGAGATTTTTAAGCATCTTCGTGAGGACGAAATCGAGCAGCTCACCTTCGAGATAGCCAGGCTTGACAAGATTGAACCTGCTGACAGGGACAGGGTTTTGCAGGAATTCCAGGAAATGATGATGGCCCAGGAATTCATCGCGAATGGAGGCATCGACTATGCCCGCGAGGTTCTGGAACGTGCCCTGGGAACCCAGAAGGCCATTGATATTGTAAACAGGCTCACCTCGTCGTTGCAGGTGCGCCCCTTCGATTTCATCAGGAGAACGGACCCTAGTCACCTGCTGAACTTTATACAGGGTGAGCATCCTCAGACTATTGCACTTATTCTCGCCTATCTGGATCCCCAGAAGGCGGCGCAGATACTCTCCGGTCTGGGTCACCAGGTCCAGGCCGACGTAGCCCGGCGGATCGCCCAGATGGACCGGACATCGCCGGACGTTCTTCGCGAGGTTGAACGGGTTCTGGAGCGGAAGCTCTCCACACTGGCCAGCGAGGATTTTACCTCGGCCGGTGGTATTGACGCCATCGTTGAAGTTCTTAACAATGTTGACCGCGGTACTGAGAAGATCATCATCGAGGCACTGGAAGAGGAAGACCCGGAACTGGCCGAAGAGATCAAGAAGCGCATGTTCGTTTTCGAGGATATCGTTCTCCTCGACGACCGTTCAATACAGAAGGTTCTCAGGGAGGTGGACACGCAGGACCTCGCCAAGGCTCTCAAGGGCGTGGACGCCGAAGTACAGGAAAAAATATTCAGGAACATGTCCAAACGGGCCGCGTCGCTGCTGCGTGAGGATATGGATTTCATGGGACCCATCAGGCTCCGTGACGTGGAAGAATCGCAGCAGAAGATCGTTAACATAATCAGGAAACTTGAAGATGCCGGCGATATTATAGTCGCACGTGCCGGTGAGGAGGAACTAGTTGTCTAA
- a CDS encoding flagellar assembly protein FliH, giving the protein MSKLVFKPNQIKQSNIAKQIELPSKYQQNLIDAEEFKEFEVDDEGNPIDVYHGPSIEEMEAELERYRRETEEEVKVMLDKSRGQAKKIEEEGKASAFRELQQSREQITMEMERLKADSEREIERGKFEAEKMIKEAELKVSEIEHEAYKKGYDAGREEGYKEGQAEVMRLIDRLGTVVSTAVDIRDEIIRSSEKLMTEMILMIARKIIKDEIVERREVVINNIKEAIKRVKDRDRIDIRVNFADLDMTTAHKDELIKMMESLKKVNIYEDSRVERGGCIIETDVGAIDARISTQLDAIEEAIRNTSAL; this is encoded by the coding sequence TTGTCTAAGCTTGTTTTCAAACCTAACCAGATCAAACAGAGCAATATAGCCAAGCAGATCGAGCTGCCAAGCAAATATCAGCAGAATCTCATCGATGCCGAGGAGTTCAAGGAATTCGAAGTCGATGATGAGGGAAATCCCATAGATGTGTACCACGGCCCTTCCATCGAGGAGATGGAGGCGGAACTGGAGCGTTATCGCCGCGAAACTGAGGAAGAAGTCAAGGTCATGCTCGACAAGTCTCGCGGCCAGGCCAAGAAGATCGAAGAGGAAGGAAAGGCGTCAGCTTTCCGGGAACTGCAGCAGTCCCGTGAACAGATTACCATGGAAATGGAGAGGCTGAAAGCCGATTCTGAACGGGAGATTGAACGAGGCAAGTTCGAAGCGGAGAAAATGATCAAGGAGGCTGAACTCAAGGTCTCGGAGATAGAACACGAAGCGTACAAGAAGGGATATGACGCGGGAAGAGAGGAAGGATACAAGGAAGGCCAGGCCGAGGTTATGCGCCTCATAGACCGTCTCGGCACGGTTGTATCAACGGCCGTTGACATCCGAGACGAGATCATCCGGTCCTCGGAGAAGCTCATGACGGAAATGATCCTCATGATCGCCAGAAAAATAATAAAAGACGAGATCGTAGAACGCCGTGAAGTTGTTATCAACAACATTAAGGAAGCCATTAAGCGCGTCAAGGACCGCGACCGTATCGACATACGGGTCAACTTCGCCGACCTGGATATGACAACGGCCCACAAGGACGAGCTCATCAAGATGATGGAATCACTGAAAAAAGTAAATATTTATGAGGATTCCCGCGTTGAGCGCGGAGGTTGCATTATCGAAACCGACGTGGGAGCCATCGATGCACGGATATCGACACAGCTTGATGCTATTGAAGAAGCGATACGGAACACGAGTGCATTATAA
- the fliI gene encoding flagellum-specific ATP synthase FliI (involved in type III protein export during flagellum assembly) gives MIKILPHEKIDVLSKYKKVLEETDVIKFTGKVERIVGLTIEAVGPSVKYGDLCRIKLSKGEYLLAEVVGFNRNRVILMPIGEMAGVVPGAEVYAAGAALTVPVGPELLGRVISGVGTPLDGKGDIFTKERYPVDGHPINPLSRTLIDTPLSVGIRSIDGMITVGRGQRIGIFSGSGVGKSTVIAMISRYTDADVNVIALIGERGREVKDFVDKELGPDGLKRSVVVVATSNQPPMLRLRGGFLAHAIAEYFRDQGMAVNLMMDSITRFAMAQREVGLAAGEPAATRGYPPSVFTLMPRLMERAGTSNSGGSITGFYSVLVEGDDMNEPIADAARGILDGHIVLQRKLANRGHYPAVDVLSSISRCMKDIVTPEHMKAAIRFRELLAAYEDVEDLINLNAYARGANPTADRAIEMRNEMISFLKQGIYEEDTFDSIVGRLKDMFAEKKAAPAAGSFMTPPPAFARVIR, from the coding sequence ATGATAAAGATTCTGCCACACGAAAAGATCGATGTTCTGAGTAAATATAAGAAAGTTCTCGAGGAAACGGATGTAATCAAGTTCACCGGCAAGGTCGAACGTATCGTGGGTCTCACCATTGAAGCGGTGGGGCCTTCTGTCAAATACGGGGACCTGTGTCGCATAAAATTGAGTAAGGGGGAATACCTTCTGGCCGAGGTGGTGGGGTTCAACCGCAACCGCGTTATTCTCATGCCCATCGGCGAGATGGCCGGGGTGGTTCCCGGAGCCGAGGTATATGCGGCCGGCGCTGCCCTCACCGTTCCCGTAGGACCGGAACTGCTGGGCAGGGTAATTTCCGGTGTGGGAACGCCCCTGGACGGAAAGGGGGACATTTTTACAAAAGAACGTTATCCCGTCGATGGCCATCCCATAAATCCCCTTTCGAGGACACTTATCGATACGCCTCTTTCCGTGGGCATCCGCTCGATTGACGGTATGATCACCGTGGGAAGGGGGCAGCGTATAGGCATTTTTTCCGGTTCCGGTGTAGGTAAATCGACGGTCATTGCCATGATTTCCCGCTATACCGACGCCGATGTTAACGTTATCGCTCTTATCGGTGAAAGGGGCCGCGAGGTAAAGGATTTTGTTGACAAGGAACTGGGTCCCGACGGACTGAAGAGGTCTGTAGTGGTCGTAGCCACATCGAATCAGCCTCCCATGCTCAGACTCCGGGGGGGATTTCTTGCCCATGCCATAGCCGAGTATTTCCGTGACCAGGGCATGGCCGTGAATCTCATGATGGACTCCATAACCCGTTTCGCCATGGCCCAGCGTGAAGTGGGACTCGCAGCCGGAGAACCGGCCGCAACGAGGGGATATCCGCCCTCGGTTTTCACACTCATGCCGAGACTCATGGAGCGGGCAGGCACCAGTAATTCCGGCGGCAGTATAACCGGTTTTTACTCCGTTCTCGTTGAGGGCGATGATATGAACGAGCCAATAGCCGATGCGGCCCGGGGAATACTGGACGGACATATCGTCCTGCAAAGGAAACTGGCAAACCGGGGGCACTATCCTGCCGTTGACGTGCTCTCATCCATTTCGCGGTGCATGAAAGATATCGTTACCCCGGAACATATGAAGGCCGCCATACGCTTCAGGGAACTCCTGGCGGCTTATGAAGACGTGGAAGATCTTATAAATCTCAACGCCTATGCCAGGGGGGCGAATCCCACGGCTGACAGGGCCATTGAAATGAGAAACGAAATGATTTCGTTCCTGAAGCAGGGTATATATGAAGAGGACACCTTTGATTCAATTGTCGGGCGTCTTAAAGACATGTTTGCCGAGAAGAAGGCGGCTCCGGCTGCAGGTTCCTTCATGACACCGCCGCCGGCCTTTGCGCGGGTAATCAGATAA
- the fliJ gene encoding flagellar export protein FliJ, which produces MKKFEFKLQRLLDLREARERGVQNELAILVSEQNRERLKQDDLRRNITEFGKSLREKMRKGEVVSGEAMQYGKFVSLATMAIDSAENRIQGMEPGISEVRGRLIEASKERKVVEKLREKKLEEYRYELDRETAKENDDMNQKIYLRRMVQAAFEGGGG; this is translated from the coding sequence ATGAAGAAATTTGAATTCAAACTGCAGCGGCTTCTGGACCTTCGGGAGGCGCGGGAGCGCGGGGTTCAAAATGAACTGGCCATCCTGGTGAGCGAGCAGAACCGGGAACGGTTGAAGCAGGATGACCTGAGACGGAATATTACTGAATTCGGTAAAAGCCTCAGGGAGAAGATGAGAAAAGGCGAAGTGGTCTCAGGCGAAGCGATGCAGTACGGAAAGTTTGTATCGCTGGCCACTATGGCCATCGATTCCGCTGAAAACCGGATACAGGGAATGGAGCCGGGAATAAGCGAAGTCCGGGGCCGGCTCATCGAAGCGTCGAAGGAACGCAAGGTCGTGGAAAAGCTGCGGGAAAAGAAACTGGAAGAATACCGATATGAGCTGGATCGCGAAACTGCCAAGGAAAATGACGATATGAATCAGAAGATATACCTGCGACGGATGGTGCAGGCGGCTTTTGAGGGAGGCGGCGGATGA
- a CDS encoding lytic transglycosylase domain-containing protein has protein sequence MIDNMYAIMARINEIQSRFGLKRHNAAQVTGTEKTGRFDEMVSGIIREISPEQKGKVSVQAISSTDEIKKIAEYHARKNNLSPSLVKAVIQNESGYNPRAVSPKGAMGLMQIMPAMAKQYGVTDPFSPDENIGAGVSFLRNLMEKYNGDYKKALSAYNAGENVVDKAGGVPDIKETRDYVQKVIKSYLENEE, from the coding sequence ATGATAGACAATATGTATGCCATAATGGCCAGGATAAACGAGATACAGTCAAGGTTTGGTCTTAAGCGACATAACGCCGCACAGGTAACCGGGACTGAGAAAACGGGCCGTTTCGACGAAATGGTGAGCGGTATCATCCGGGAAATATCGCCGGAGCAGAAGGGGAAAGTTTCGGTCCAGGCAATATCGTCTACGGATGAAATTAAAAAAATAGCCGAATACCATGCCCGGAAGAATAATCTGTCCCCCTCGCTGGTAAAAGCGGTAATACAGAATGAATCAGGCTACAATCCCCGGGCAGTTTCGCCCAAAGGCGCCATGGGACTCATGCAGATAATGCCCGCCATGGCGAAGCAGTACGGCGTCACTGATCCCTTTTCGCCCGATGAAAATATCGGGGCCGGCGTTTCCTTTCTGAGGAACCTTATGGAAAAATACAACGGGGATTATAAAAAGGCCCTTTCCGCCTATAATGCCGGGGAGAACGTCGTTGACAAAGCCGGCGGTGTTCCCGACATAAAAGAAACAAGGGACTATGTGCAGAAAGTGATAAAGAGCTATCTGGAGAATGAAGAGTAG
- a CDS encoding flagellar protein FlbB, which produces MKNVSNRMKVIYLLILIIFISVFGLFWLDYIGIFNLSRYIKGYGTEAPSVMNASDDEPSLIAREEFEKERQRLTERIEDLDKREALITEKEKQLDAEKEKIEEVRRGLNLEKKKFDSERGVYAGYQKNVKKLADKIANMPPDESVKIMVNWEDPLIIDVLRQMDTDAEAAGRASITAYLITLMPKEKASRIMYLMTQI; this is translated from the coding sequence ATGAAAAACGTATCGAACAGAATGAAGGTCATCTATCTTCTGATTCTTATCATATTTATATCCGTGTTCGGCTTGTTCTGGCTGGATTATATCGGCATTTTTAATTTAAGCCGCTATATCAAGGGATACGGAACCGAGGCCCCTTCCGTGATGAATGCTTCCGATGATGAACCCTCGCTTATCGCGCGGGAAGAATTCGAGAAGGAACGGCAGCGTCTCACGGAGCGGATAGAGGATCTGGACAAGCGCGAGGCCCTTATTACGGAAAAAGAAAAACAACTCGATGCCGAGAAGGAAAAAATAGAGGAAGTAAGGCGCGGCCTGAACCTGGAAAAGAAAAAATTCGACTCGGAGCGCGGTGTATATGCCGGGTATCAGAAGAATGTGAAAAAACTGGCCGACAAGATCGCCAATATGCCTCCCGATGAATCGGTAAAAATCATGGTTAACTGGGAGGATCCTCTTATCATTGATGTCCTGCGCCAGATGGATACCGACGCAGAAGCGGCGGGCAGGGCCAGTATTACGGCCTATCTTATAACACTCATGCCAAAGGAAAAGGCCAGCAGGATAATGTATCTGATGACGCAGATTTAA
- a CDS encoding two-component system response regulator, whose protein sequence is MENRPFSILLIDDNDDHAELVIRSLTKHPMASTIYHVTDGNMALEHLSIKNGNSAEELKERPDLILLDLRLPKIDGLEVLRKIKSTPETQAIPTVVLTTSQAPQDIMRAYQLHANGYMVKPLEYSLFSELMIKMADYWMKCNVGIPR, encoded by the coding sequence ATGGAAAACAGACCATTCAGCATTCTGCTCATAGATGACAATGATGACCATGCCGAACTGGTAATACGCAGCCTGACAAAACATCCCATGGCAAGCACTATATACCATGTCACCGACGGCAACATGGCACTGGAACATCTTTCCATTAAAAATGGAAACTCCGCTGAAGAATTAAAAGAACGGCCCGACCTGATTCTGCTGGACCTGCGGCTGCCAAAAATCGACGGACTTGAGGTTCTCCGAAAAATTAAATCCACACCGGAAACCCAGGCAATCCCCACAGTGGTGTTGACTACGTCACAGGCCCCCCAGGACATTATGCGTGCATACCAGCTTCACGCCAATGGCTACATGGTCAAGCCCCTGGAATATTCCCTCTTCAGCGAACTTATGATAAAAATGGCCGATTACTGGATGAAATGCAACGTGGGCATCCCGCGATAA
- a CDS encoding YihA family ribosome biogenesis GTP-binding protein — MKFKNVYYLKSCKKVSDFPQYLYPEFAFFGRSNVGKSSLINMLLNKKNLVKTGQKPGVTQMINFFVADDNLSVVDLPGYGYAKVPLEIKKAFLPMIKSYIMNRKNLRLAFLLIDIRRIPGDYESEILALLTGNRIPVAIVLTKCDKVSGNERSVNTAKILKQLEIGKEALFYSSTKSSEGKKELLKLMEDHRSL; from the coding sequence ATGAAATTTAAAAACGTTTATTACCTGAAGAGCTGCAAAAAGGTATCGGATTTTCCCCAATATCTCTATCCGGAATTCGCCTTTTTCGGCAGGTCCAATGTGGGAAAATCATCTCTCATCAACATGCTCCTCAACAAGAAAAATCTCGTAAAAACCGGTCAGAAACCGGGAGTGACGCAGATGATAAATTTCTTCGTCGCCGACGATAACCTCTCCGTCGTTGACCTGCCGGGATACGGATATGCGAAAGTCCCCCTGGAAATCAAAAAGGCCTTTCTGCCCATGATAAAGTCCTATATCATGAACAGGAAAAATCTCCGGCTGGCTTTTCTTCTCATCGATATCCGCAGGATTCCCGGCGATTACGAGTCGGAAATTCTGGCACTGCTCACGGGAAACCGTATACCCGTGGCGATTGTTCTCACCAAGTGCGACAAGGTTTCAGGAAACGAGCGATCGGTAAATACGGCAAAAATACTGAAACAGCTTGAGATCGGCAAGGAAGCCCTTTTCTATTCATCGACGAAATCAAGTGAGGGAAAAAAGGAACTGCTGAAACTCATGGAAGATCACCGCAGCCTCTAA